The proteins below are encoded in one region of Drosophila santomea strain STO CAGO 1482 chromosome 2R, Prin_Dsan_1.1, whole genome shotgun sequence:
- the LOC120445568 gene encoding acidic leucine-rich nuclear phosphoprotein 32 family member A isoform X2 produces MEKRIELERRARKVNQITELNLDNCRSTSIVGLTDEYTALESLSLINVGLTTLKGFPKLPNLKKLELSDNRISSGLNYLTTSPKLQYLNLSGNKIKDLETLKPLEEFKNLVVLDLFNNDATQVDNYREKIFKMLPTLNFLDGFDCNDEEVQSEGDDDDEVNGNDSDEEGVSGDDDDEDSDDSEEDNGEVSLSEVYNDDLEEDNSDWEGEGEGGEDDEDEDSDIDDADGDANESAASVNAKDKDGDKEADESQVRGKKRKHDG; encoded by the exons ATCACAGAGCTGAATCTGGACAACTGCCGGAGTACAAGCATCGTTGGCCTTACAGATGAATACACAGCCTTGGAATCGCTTAGCTTGATTAACGTGGGTCTCACCACACTGAAAGGTTTCCCCAAGCTGCCCAATTTGAAGAAGCTGGAACTGTCCGACAATCGGATCTCAAGCGGCCTCAACTATCTGACCACCAGCCCCAAACTGCAATATCTGAACTTGTCTGGCAACAAGATAAAGGATCTGGAAACCCTAAAGCCCCTGGAGGAGTTTAAAAATCTGGTTGTGCTGGATCTGTTTAATAACGATGCCACTCAGGTGGATAATTACCGCGAGAAGATCTTCAAGATGCTGCCAACGTTAAATTTCCTAGATGG ATTTGATTGCAACGACGAGGAGGTGCAATCTGagggcgatgatgatgatgaggtCAACGGCAACGATTCCGACGAAGAAGGAG TTTCTGgtgacgatgacgacgaggacAGCGATGACAGCGAAGAAGACAATGGCGAGGTGTCCTTGTCGGAGGTGTACAATGACGATTTGGAAGAGGATAACTCTGATTGGGAAGGAGAAGGCGAGGGCGGcgaggacgacgaggatgaggattCCGATATTGATGATGCCGATGGAGATGCAAACGAATCGGCTGCATCAGTGAATGCCAAGGACAAGGATGGCGATAAGGAAGCAG ACGAGTCGCAAGTTAGAGGCAAGAAGAGAAAGCATGATGGTTAA
- the LOC120445252 gene encoding protein three rows: MSSDIASQLKGSRSDVEKVRQRVEAKFRELSGDELPLRYEVNVLRHICLALKDNLHQNADIYCDIIGIMLPRVVPFEGKPSLWEAHLTSLRYIHHGLCHQRSIEACQKLYNLIRTQRCRLQEETDHKIYLDIHLTHFNGLHVLLQKQKLPLEATSHLCYALESLGELFVAMTQRKISHCAPLLVQLNESLFGKRSRSFFKSISFLPSESLAKMFNSLLMLMANSSTLDLVNLFDEYLSLTLALVQIDMFSPQSNQQMALQLLRMCKELFRQESNLSYALQLMYYYIKLIYVREPTADFKRTYIDLTSKFQHFFEHKGATHAKEQWIADFLVFIQLLQVLIHQSSSKLQSPFQLFWQQFDGESSPEIYTAHFKLLQTCAGMAVNVIRSPLGCSCSHEACKSVRRHCILAYGLCALDAYINWKPPPDQCANVSPHKPLLAVVKYSMDVAKTMKCLGPTSVELIKLVRQLTYVADQVTCPEQMSLLPPLLEPLQKLRPLIADQDMSSLLRRLFKASCQCKDPNMASRIQAGYLASITNPTRLRSQICLYYHNLGKKGIEISRCVYEWHESSPLPFPLTPDQKKQLYDIDFFAALHYLRSPSQAHMESLIRCRMSDYHLVLLARQMRKDASITKMCMEVHAKLKQQRTLCRMEHLCLGHASVGLLLDALEAQKSKVSTKEIAENMFEELLLRENLWQMNIQREQRLVIYASEAISAFNNFFNRADQEPLSSNETSIDWEAVIDDAIAAANALSSMGYQSQGDDAWLLLLRMCHWLEDRFTYLRALNHFLSQHEVSSRLNLKLSEEVEVAEELLDDLWPQLKGGKFFKRQQTTVMLCFCHLASYYARMECHSHAQLLLLQVEQLRNEFPERQGKSDIVLLTLQTVRFRLGYQQRKQTNCRLPTPLRQLDTILDNVRSFCNLSSLDGGSLQLLLSTLVRESTECSANRLSERLAFSNIALHLVLQSGLALRTIEVFLAWLWTNLQMENFDKAQSKLRLIEHCLGIKQLKPATRPEKEAIKERAISDLASNMHLLQLVEPIRKQQLLNTASPSLLSMRPHSPNPQLDLDRYLTLDVAPATLRENFQLQCLYFVMGCLHARLRFLQRNSEQLEEFYERAHSWLQEKPVTSSAMCSMLHAQQLFHLNYLRFIRKHVEAISTAQLGLKMRPRAVDINFEYNFFAQLKTAQLELKPVGQDKPKIKTLRRALVFNQSPEDKKRTATGSASAVKNMASKAKQSAKKAPRFRIYEELELRPPSAASNSSGGSGTENTPPSDHVDLNACQAIEISDDDDLPSVPTKKNQPKSREKTKPKPTSKACKVLTLDNSLEIVETPATTMSARSTRARVRQPVETPKTATLSARRTRRQVSEAQAPETESISTRTRHRH; encoded by the exons ATGTCTAGCGATATTGCCAGTCAACTGAAGGGCAGCCGCTCCGATGTGGAGAAAGTCCGCCAAAGGGTGGAAGCCAAATTCCGGGAGCTGTCCGGAGATGAACTGCCTCTGAGATACGAAGTGAATGTGTTGCGCCATATTTGCCTCGCCTTAAAGGATAATCTGCACCAGAATGCGGATATTTATTGCGACATTATAGGCATAATGCTGCCGCGTGTAGTTCCCTTCGAGGGGAAGCCCAGCTTATGGGAGGCGCACTTGACCAGTCTGCGGTACATACACCATGGCTTGTGTCACCAG AGATCCATTGAAGCCTGCCAGAAGCTATACAACCTCATCCGCACACAACGCTGCCGCCTGCAAGAGGAAACAGATCACAAAATATACCTGGACATACACTTGACCCACTTCAATGGCCTTCATGTGCTGCTCCAAAAGCAAAAACTTCCTTTGGAAGCCACCAGTCACCTGTGTTATGCTCTTGAATCTCTGGGCGAACTTTTCGTGGCCATGACGCAAAGGAAAATAAGTCACTGCGCACCGCTTCTAGTACAACTAAATGAGAGTTTATTTGGCAAAAGAAGTAGATCATTCTTCAAGTCCATAAGCTTCTTGCCATCGGAGAGTCTAGCCAAGATGTTTAACTCGCTGCTTATGCTCATGGCCAACAGCTCTACGTTAGACTTAGTCAATTTATTTGACGAATACCTTAGTCTTACGTTGGCTCTCGTACAAATCGACATGTTTAGTCCGCAATCCAATCAGCAAATGGCATTGCAGCTGCTGCGCATGTGCAAGGAACTATTTCGCCAGGAATCAAACCTCAGCTATGCCCTACAGTTGATGTACTACTATATCAAGTTAATCTATGTTCGTGAGCCCACAGCCGACTTTAAACGCACCTACATTGACTTGACAAGCAAGTTTCAGCACTTCTTCGAGCACAAAGGAGCCACTCATGCCAAAGAACAGTGGATTGCTGATTTTCTGGTGTTCATTCAACTGCTGCAGGTGCTTATCCATCAGAGTAGCAGTAAGTTGCAGAGCCCTTTTCAGTTATTTTGGCAGCAGTTTGACGGAGAGAGCAGTCCGGAGATCTACACAGCGCACTTTAAGTTGCTCCAGACGTGTGCTGGCATGGCGGTTAATGTTATAAGGAGTCCTTTGGGCTGCAGTTGCTCTCATGAGGCATGCAAGAGCGTGCGGAGGCACTGCATCTTGGCGTATGGATTGTGCGCATTGGATGCATATATTAATTGGAAACCGCCGCCGGATCAGTGTGCAAATGTG AGTCCTCACAAACCCTTGCTGGCAGTAGTCAAATACTCTATGGATGTGGCTAAGACAATGAAGTGCTTGGGTCCCACCAGTGTGGAGCTCATCAAGCTAGTGCGCCAGCTGACATACGTGGCTGATCAGGTCACCTGTCCGGAGCAAATGTCCTTGCTGCCGCCACTTTTGGAGCCCCTGCAGAAGCTGCGACCTCTGATTGCCGATCAGGATATGAGTAGCTTACTTCGACGCCTCTTCAAAGCCAGCTGCCAGTGCAAGGATCCCAATATGGCAAGTCGAATACAAGCTGGTTATTTGGCCTCAATAACGAATCCCACACGATTGAGATCTCAGATCTGTTTGTACTACCACAATCTGGGAAAAAAGGGCATTGAAATCAGTAGGTGTGTCTACGAGTGGCATGAGTCCTCGCCACTGCCTTTTCCTCTTACTCCGGACCAAAAGAAACAGCTGTATGATATTGATTTCTTTGCTGCACTTCACTATTTGAGAAGTCCTTCTCAGGCTCATATGGAATCGCTAATTCGTTGCCGAATGAGTGACTACCATCTGGTACTCTTGGCCAGGCAAATGCGAAAGGATGCCTCCATTACGAAGATGTGCATGGAGGTTCATGCGAAGCTAAAGCAACAACGTACCCTCTGCCGAATGGAACATTTGTGCCTGGGCCACGCAAGTGTGGGATTGCTGCTAGACGCACTGGAGGCTCAAAAAAGCAAAGTTTCTACCAAGGAGATAGCAGAAAATATGTTCGAGGAGCTGCTCCTCAGGGAGAACTTATGGCAGATGAACATACAAAGAGAGCAGCGATTGGTCATCTATGCTAGTGAAGCCATCTCGGCATTCAACAACTTCTTCAATCGAGCAGATCAAGAGCCATTGAGCAGCAATGAAACCTCTATAGATTGGGAGGCAGTGATTGACGATGCCATTGCTGCTGCCAATGCCCTTTCGAGTATGGGTTATCAATCACAAGGGGATGATGcctggctgctgctcctgagGATGTGTCACTGGCTAGAAGATCGTTTTACCTATCTCCGAGCGCTAAATCATTTTCTATCTCAGCATGAGGTTAGTTCTCGATTGAACCTAAAACTCTCcgaggaagtggaagtggcagaGGAATTGCTGGATGATTTGTGGCCTCAACTGAAAGGTGGAAAGTTCTTTAAGCGACAGCAAACAACTGTAATGCTCTGTTTCTGTCACCTCGCCAGTTACTATGCCAGAATGGAATGCCATAGTCATGCCCAGTTGCTGTTATTGCAAGTGGAACAACTTCGCAACGAGTTCCCCGAAAGGCAGGGGAAAAGTGATATTGTTTTGCTTACCCTGCAAACAGTGCGCTTTCGACTTGGTTATCAGCAAAGGAAGCAGACTAATTGCAGACTGCCGACGCCCCTGCGACAATTGGACACTATCCTGGACAATGTGCGAAGTTTCTGCAACCTATCCAGTTTAGACGGTGGCTCATTGCAGCTACTTCTTTCGACTCTTGTGAGAGAAAGCACCGAGTGCTCTGCGAACAGATTAAGCGAACGATTGGCCTTCTCCAACATTGCGCTGCATTTGGTCCTGCAATCTGGCTTGGCCTTAAGAACCATAGAGGTATTCCTCGCCTGGTTGTGGACCAActtgcaaatggaaaatttcgACAAGGCGCAATCGAAGTTGAGACTCATCGAGCACTGTTTGGGTATAAAACAGCTGAAACCAGCGACTCGACCAGAAAAGGAAGCAATTAAGGAACGAGCTATAAGTGATCTGGCGAGCAATATGCATCTCCTCCAGTTGGTGGAGCCAATCAGGAAACAGCAGCTGTTGAATACGGCTTCGCCAAGTCTGCTCAGTATGCGACCACATAGCCCAAATCCACAACTGGACTTGGATCGCTACTTGACACTGGATGTGGCGCCTGCGACTCTTCGAGAAAACTTCCAGCTGCAATGCTTGTACTTCGTAATGGGCTGTCTGCATGCACGTCTCCGCTTTCTTCAGCGGAACAGTGAGCAATTGGAAGAATTCTACGAAAGAGCGCATAGTTGGCTGCAGGAAAAACCAGTGACGAGTAGTGCTATGTGTTCCATGTTGCATGCCCAGCAGCTCTTTCATCTAAACTACCTTCGCTTTATACGAAAGCATGTAGAGGCTATATCAACGGCTCAATTGGGCCTGAAAATGCGACCACGAGCGGTCGATATTAACTTCGAGTACAACTTCTTCGCTCAGCTAAAGACTGCTCAATTGGAGCTTAAACCCGTGGGCCAGGACAAACCAAAGATCAAAACCCTTAGACGGGCTTTGGTATTCAATCAGTCACCCGAAGACAAGAAACGCACCGCAACTGGATCAGCTTCTGCAGTGAAGAATATGGCGTCCAAAGCCAAGCAGTCGGCCAAAAAGGCACCACGTTTCAGAATTTACGAGGAGCTGGAACTACGACCACCAAGTGCTGCCAGCAACAGTAGCGGCGGCAGCGGAACAGAGAACACTCCGCCTTCGGATCACGTGGATCTGAATGCCTGCCAAGCGATCGAGATAAGCGACGACGACGATTTACCATCAGTGCCCACAAAAAAGAACCAACCAAAAAGTAGAGAAAAAACTAAGCCCAAGCCCACGTCCAAAGCCTGTAAAGTCCTAACATTGGATAATAGCTTGGAGATAGTAGAAACGCCAGCAACAACGATGAGTGCACGGAGCACCAGAGCTCGGGTGCGCCAACCAGTAGAGACACCAAAGACGGCGACTCTTTCAGCCAGGCGAACGAGGCGTCAGGTGTCGGAAGCACAGGCTCCTGAAACGGAGTCCATTAGCACACGCACACGTCACCGGCACTGA
- the LOC120445568 gene encoding acidic leucine-rich nuclear phosphoprotein 32 family member A isoform X1: MEKRIELERRARKVNQITELNLDNCRSTSIVGLTDEYTALESLSLINVGLTTLKGFPKLPNLKKLELSDNRISSGLNYLTTSPKLQYLNLSGNKIKDLETLKPLEEFKNLVVLDLFNNDATQVDNYREKIFKMLPTLNFLDGFDCNDEEVQSEGDDDDEVNGNDSDEEGDKCNAFCLNGLEIDLDELEALEKRVKAKKSLQDKPPPQSEDKEVDELDEYLKELQLRESNAASDEQSVINATPQPPSNSNLNFAILLYWFLAILNLGSAAYFSGDDDDEDSDDSEEDNGEVSLSEVYNDDLEEDNSDWEGEGEGGEDDEDEDSDIDDADGDANESAASVNAKDKDGDKEADESQVRGKKRKHDG, encoded by the exons ATCACAGAGCTGAATCTGGACAACTGCCGGAGTACAAGCATCGTTGGCCTTACAGATGAATACACAGCCTTGGAATCGCTTAGCTTGATTAACGTGGGTCTCACCACACTGAAAGGTTTCCCCAAGCTGCCCAATTTGAAGAAGCTGGAACTGTCCGACAATCGGATCTCAAGCGGCCTCAACTATCTGACCACCAGCCCCAAACTGCAATATCTGAACTTGTCTGGCAACAAGATAAAGGATCTGGAAACCCTAAAGCCCCTGGAGGAGTTTAAAAATCTGGTTGTGCTGGATCTGTTTAATAACGATGCCACTCAGGTGGATAATTACCGCGAGAAGATCTTCAAGATGCTGCCAACGTTAAATTTCCTAGATGG ATTTGATTGCAACGACGAGGAGGTGCAATCTGagggcgatgatgatgatgaggtCAACGGCAACGATTCCGACGAAGAAGGAG atAAGTGCAATGCATTCTGTTTGAATGGTTTAGAGATCGATTTAGACGAGCTCGAGGCGTTGGAGAAGAGGGTAAAGGCGAAAAAAAGTTTGCAGGACAAACCACCTCCCCAATCGGAGGACAAAGAAGTAGACGAATTAGATGAATACTTGAAAGAGTTGCAACTAAGGGAATCTAATGCCGCAAGCGATGAACAATCTGTGATAAATGCCACCCCGCAGCCTCCTAGCAATTCTAACTTAAATTTTGCAATACTGCTCTATTGGTTCCTTGCCATTTTAAATTTGGGCAGTGCTGCATATT TTTCTGgtgacgatgacgacgaggacAGCGATGACAGCGAAGAAGACAATGGCGAGGTGTCCTTGTCGGAGGTGTACAATGACGATTTGGAAGAGGATAACTCTGATTGGGAAGGAGAAGGCGAGGGCGGcgaggacgacgaggatgaggattCCGATATTGATGATGCCGATGGAGATGCAAACGAATCGGCTGCATCAGTGAATGCCAAGGACAAGGATGGCGATAAGGAAGCAG ACGAGTCGCAAGTTAGAGGCAAGAAGAGAAAGCATGATGGTTAA
- the LOC120445259 gene encoding MORN repeat-containing protein 3: MAPPHVTDLLPRSVIDGMSRRASGFSSGVRCQRYPCGRYQGKWLGLQPHGFGVKQTSSGLVYEGHWQRGQRHGTGTLRRKEPDGRTERIYVGQWRADKRCGEGKQFFPDGSVYFGQWVADQRSGEGILWQADGGIYVGEWLLDKMHGKGLLFTATGNRYVGQFEGGCKSGSGVFYHGSNGQRAQRGFWSKDICITSLLSLPTEGNI; this comes from the exons ATGGCACCGCCGCATGTGACAGACCTGCTCCCGCGCTCAGTCATCGACGGCATGTCGCGGCGGGCGAGCGGATTTAGTTCCGGAGTGCGCTGTCAGCGGTATCCCTGTGGCCGATACCAGGGTAAATGGCTGGGCCTGCAGCCGCACGGGTTTGGAGTGAAGCAAACAAGCAGTGGACTTGTCTACGAGGGTCACTGGCAGCGGGGTCAACGGCATGGCACTGGCACGCTGCGTCGCAAGGAGCCCGATGGCCGCACTGAACGCATCTACGTGGGTCAGTGGCGGGCGGACAAGCGGTGCGGCGAGGGCAAGCAGTTCTTTCCGGACGGATCCGTCTACTTTGGCCAGTGGGTAGCGGACCAGCGAAGTGGTGAGGGCATCTTGTGGCAGGCGGATGGCGGCATCTATGTGGGCGAGTGGCTCCTGGACAAAATGCACGGAAAGGGTTTACTTTTCACTG CAACTGGGAATCGCTACGTGGGTCAATTTGAAGGAGGCTGCAAATCAGGCTCTGGAGTTTTCTACCATGGCAGCAATGGCCAGCGGGCTCAGCGCGGATTTTGGAGCAAGGACATCTGTATAACTTCACTACTGTCTTTGCCAACCGAAggaaatatttag